A window of Kribbella voronezhensis genomic DNA:
CCCCTTCGACGGGAATGACCGGCTCCCTGTGACAGCTGCCGGGAAAAAGTTGCGCCGCGGTGGTGCGCCCTGTTCGGTGCCCACGCCGCGCAGTGGTCTAATCTGAGCGAGAAGATGACTGATCTCGCCCAGGCACACGACGAGCTGCGGCCGCTGATGTTCTCGATCGCGTACCGCATGCTCGGCAGCGTGGTGGAGGCGGAAGACGTCGTGCAGGAGGCATTCCTCCGCCTGCACCGCAGCTCGCAGGACGGCGTCGACAACCTCGAGGCGTACGCCACCACGGTCACCACCCGGCTCGCCATCGACACGTTGCGTTCCGCTCGCGTCCGCCGGGAGCGGTACGTCGGCCCGTGGCTACCGGAGCCGATCCTCGACTCCCCGGACGTGGACCCCGCGTACCGGATCGAGCTCGACGACACGGTGTCGATGGCGTTCCTCGTGCTGCTCGAGGCGCTCTCGCCGGTGGAACGGGCGGTGTTCGTGCTGCGCGAGGTGATCGGCTACGAGTACGCCGAGATCGCGGCGGTCGTCGACAAGAGCGAGGCGAACTGCCGGCAGATCTTCGCCCGGGCGAAGACGCGGATCAAGGACGGACAGCCGCGGTTCGCGGCGTCCCGCGAGGACCGCGACCGGTTGGCGACCGAGTTCCTCGGGGCGATCAGAAACGGCGACCTGGCCGGCCTGGAACGGCTGCTCGCCGAGAATGTGGTGTTCGTCGGCGACGGTGGCGGCCGGACGCCGGCGGTCCAGCAGCCGATCATCGGTGTGGTGGCCGTGGCCCGGTTCCTGCTCGGCCTGATGCGCCAGGGCGACCGGCTCGGCGTACTCCTCGACCTGGTGCAGGCCAACGGGCAGCCGGCGCTGCGGATCCGGGCTGCCGACGGCGCGATGCTCGGCGTGTTGACGATCGACGTCGACACCGACCGGATCGTCGGACTCAACAACATCCTCAACCCCGACAAACTCGGCC
This region includes:
- a CDS encoding RNA polymerase sigma-70 factor, translating into MTDLAQAHDELRPLMFSIAYRMLGSVVEAEDVVQEAFLRLHRSSQDGVDNLEAYATTVTTRLAIDTLRSARVRRERYVGPWLPEPILDSPDVDPAYRIELDDTVSMAFLVLLEALSPVERAVFVLREVIGYEYAEIAAVVDKSEANCRQIFARAKTRIKDGQPRFAASREDRDRLATEFLGAIRNGDLAGLERLLAENVVFVGDGGGRTPAVQQPIIGVVAVARFLLGLMRQGDRLGVLLDLVQANGQPALRIRAADGAMLGVLTIDVDTDRIVGLNNILNPDKLGHLGPVGDLNTLLGHRA